Below is a genomic region from Candidatus Gastranaerophilales bacterium.
ACAAAAATCGTATTTCATCAGGCGTCGAATCCATGTATAAAAATTCGCCTTTGGTCTACATAGAAAAAGGTAACGAGCTCATTGTTCATCAAGGAGATTTGTTAAAAATTAAATTTTATAAAAAACGATAATATTTGGTTTTTAAATTACATAAGTTTAGGATTGATTTTTATTTCATTACCGATTGCAAAAAAATCCGTATCAATTATTGACAACCTTTTTCAATCTCATATCCGCAATGTCAACAGCTCAAGAATTATCAGAGGCAAATCGAATTTGGCAATATAAGCTAGCCTTCTTCTTTAGTGCCAACACAATACCCTGGAATTAAATGAGATAAAGGAATAATTTTTGATGCAAATTTAGCAACATTACTTCCCTTTGTAGCTAAAGAAGTCAATAAACAAATATCATCTGTCTGAACAGCAAAATCTTGCGTTTCAAGTTTACGCTCTTTCTTTTGAGCAAAAAATTTTGCATTGATTAAATTAGAAACTTTATTACCTATAAAAACGCTTGAAAACATTGCTACAAGACCACTTCCTACCATTAACGGGATTGGCTTACTTATAGCCAATTTTGTAGCTGTTTTCTTTGCAAGTTTAACGCTGCTTCCAACCATTATTGCAGGCACAACATAATTGCCCACAAACTGAGTAATTCCTTCTTTTAATTTTGCTTTGAAATTACGTTTATCCGTCACCATGCCTGCAGCAAAACCTCCTGCGATAGAACCACCTGCAATCTGCAACACATCTTTTTCGTTACATTCAATGTGTTTAGCAGAGTTAAGAAATTTCTTTGAATTGCGAAAAATATCAGCATAATCAAGCGTTATACCTTTATTTTTTGCAACAGAAGAAAAAGCCGATGCCACACCAACTATGCTTCCTGTTAAAGAAGCCATTTTGACTATATTTTTGCTTTTTTGTTTTTGATTCTCACTTACACAAGCAGGGATATTATTAACTGTTAATGACATTTTTCTGGTCAGAAAATTCTGACTCCTCCAACTAAAATAAAACGATAGAGGTATTTTACGACATTAATAAAAAAAAGCAAGACCAAAAATAATTAGTATTTAAAAAAGCCTGCGACGGGATTCGAACCCACGACCTGCTCATTACGAATGAGCTGCTCTACCAACTGAGCTACACAGGCACTGCCTTCATTTATTTTATACACCAAGGACTCAAAAATGTAAATCGATTAATAACTTCTCTTTATTTATTTTTTTATTTCATATAAAATATAAGAATAAATGCAAAATATCAACAATACAATAAGAAAATATATACAAATAGATAAATCTTTTTTATTTGACTCCAGTAGATATTTATATGGGCTGCTTTCATATTTAAATAAAAACGGAACTGCAATTTTGCCATTTAGATATTCGTTTGAATTAACATATAGATGTAACCTAAGATGTCCTTATTGCTATATAGGTGATGATAGAAATAAAAACGAACTATCTACTCAAGAATGGTTTAATATTATTGACCAAGTGCCTCGCTATGCTTTTATTTCACTAATTGGTGGAGAACCCCTATTAAGAGAGGATTTTATTCCTATTTTACAAAAATGCTCTAAAAGAACTCTCAATAAAGTTAATATCGTATCTAACGGCAGTCTACTGACTGATGAGATAATAAATGAATTAATTAAACAAAAACTCCTTATGTTTTCGGTTTCACTCGATGGCTATGGAGCAACTCACGATTTAAATAGAGGGTCTACAGGTCTTTTCGAAAAAGTAACATCAAATATTGAAAAACTTAATAACGCTAAAAAAAATAAAAAAGATAAACCTTATACCGATATAAAAACTGTTATATTAGAAAATAATTTGAATGAATTGCCAAAGTTATACAAACTCTCTAATGAATTAAACTCTGAATATTTTTCTTTATCTTTTAAAAGAAATAATATGATGAAACAAAATTCAAATCTATATGAAACATTTAACAAAGATTTTTACGAAACAGAATATCCTATTGAATTATATTTCGACATGGAAAATTTTAAAGAAATATACAAAGAACTCGAAAGCCAAGCAAAAAGTTACAAAACAAAACTCCGCTGGGCACCTAAATTCCACCCTACTGGCGACTTAAAAAAAATTGAAAAATTTTTCTCATCAAATGCAAGTCCAAAAGACCTGTATCATCGATGCCTCACACCATACTCTAATATAAATATAAACCCCGAAGGGGATATTTACCCTTGCCTATCCTTAAAAATAGGAAATGTAAAAGAAAATAAAATAAAAGATATTATTAATATGCCAAAATTTAAATGTTTTAGAAAAAATTTAAAAGCCTCAAAACTTTTCCCAGCCTGCCAAATGTGCTGCGAAATCGTTCCAAAAATAAAATAGTTTATAAAATTAAAAATACGAAAAAGAGCCTCTTATCGAAGCTCTTTTTAAAAATGGGGCGGGAGATGGGAATCGAACCCACGAATATCGGAACCACAAACCGAGGCCTTAACCACTTGGCGACACCCGCCATCAAGTAATCTGACTATACTATAAAACAAAAATTTTTTCAAGCAAATAAAAAGGGCCGTTCTCTACGAACAGCCCCTCTCGGAAAGTTTTCAAGCTACATCATCACGCGCTGACGGTGGACCTTCAGGATTTATTTTATCCTTCCATGCCTGAATTATTCTTTCCTCGATAGTTCTCAAGTCTTGAGGAGAATATTTATCTTCATCTCGGTACATATGAATATATCTCCATGCAGCTTTTATATGTTCTGGGGTATCTATCGGATATTTTTTATTCACTGGATCTGCGAATAATACATTTCCATATTCGTGCAAGCCGTGTTCGGGATAGACACCTTCTCTTTTTTCTATCATATCTTTCTCCCAGTAATGATTTTAATCTCTTTCACATTTTCATTATAAAGAATGGCTAAGCGTTATTCATTAGCCATTTTCACAATCTTTTACTATGGGACAAAAGTTTATAATTTTGAATTATATTCTTTTATGTTGTTAATCATCACATAGACTTCTTTTGGAGCGTCAAGCATATCAGTGAACATCTCTATATAGCACAACCTTTCAGATGATTCATTGCTTGCCTTTTCAAGTGCAAGATTCAACTCATTTTGAGTCCTGACAGAAGCATAAAAATACTCTTTTCCACCTGAAAATCCATCTATTAGTTTTTTATAATTCCAGTTTTTAATATTATTAAAACCATCTAAGGGATCTTTTGATAAAACCCTTTCTATTGTGTAGCCTGAGTTATTTAATAACAAAATAATAGGCTTAATATTGTTATCAAAGAAATTTGAAACCTCTTGAATTGTTAATTGATGTGAGCCTTCTCCTGTGATAAGAATCGGGCGTCTTGACCTATCGGCTACAGCTGCACCAAATAAAGCAGGAGTTGCCCAACCTATTGAACCCCATAAGGTTTGGGTATGGAATGAAACATCAGAAGGTAATTTCAATAAACCTGAATTATTTCCCAAAATACCTGTTTCCACGCATACTGTATCTTTTGGTCTTAAATATTTTTCAATTACGGGAAATATATCATCAACCTTTAAAACTCTATCTGAAAAATCTTTATCAACTTGTTTAGTTAAAGGTATTTGAATATTTTTTTTCTCAATTAAAGATTTCAACTCGCAAATCACATCTTTTATCAAAACATTTTCAAATTTCTTACCTTCGACAACGACATAATCAGCCTGAATATCAATTTTGAAACCTTCTCTTGGCATAGCCAGATAGCCTGCTGTGTTCAAATCTGAAAGCAAAGCACCAACAGAAATCAAACAATCAGATTTATCAATAAAATTTCGAGTTATTTTAGAACCTACAGAGCCCAAGTTTGTTCCTATAAAAAGTGGATTTGTTTCATCGACAGAGCCTTTGCCCATAATATAATTTGAAAAAGGAATTCCTGAAGAATTTATCAAATCTTCCATTTCTTTTGACAAATTAAATCTTTTGACAAGCAAATCGAGTACAAATACAGGACTTTCAGCCTTATTAATAACTTTTTTTATTGAAGTTAACGCCAAATTCAAATTTGATTCACAAGACTTAATTTCTATTTCAGGAATATTGTCGTCGACCATAATTTTACAAACGTCAACAGGGATTGCCACATACACGGGACGTCTTGTTTTCACCATAACTTCTATTATTCTGTCTATTTCAGCTTTTGCGTTATCCTTGGTTAAAAAAGCCGTAGTTTCGACAACATTTTTATACGCTCTTTCAAACGCATGATAATCAGGAGCGTTAATATTATGGTGAATTAAAGCATTTGAATATATGGCTTTAGTTGAGGGAATACCTGCTATCTTTATTACGGGAATATTTTCCGCAAAAGACCCTGCAATACCGTTTATAGCACTCAATTCTCCAACGCCATAGGTAGTAACAACAGCCCCAAATCCGTTGACTCTTGCGTAACCGTCAGCAGCATAGGCAGCATTCAGTTCATTTGTGCAATTAATCCATTGCAAATTTTTATTATCCTCGACCGAGTACAAAATATTAAAGTTAAAATCTCCGGGCAAGCCAAAGATATCCTTAATACCAAGCCTGTCGAGCCTTTTCATTAAGTAATCAGTTAGTGTAATCATTTTTCCGTTATTTTTTGTTATTAACTATTAAATATCTTGATTGATAGCGGAAAGGGAGCCCCTCTCCGCTATATTTACAGGTTAGAATTTTTCTAAGTAAGTTTCTATTTCATAAGGAGAAACATAAATTCTAAAGTTCTCCCATTCTCTGCGTTTTGAATTAATGAATTCATTGAAGATATGTTCACCCAATGCTGATTTCACAACAGAACTTTTCTTCATTAAGTCAAGAGCTTCATTCAAGCTACCCGGTAAAGATTCGATTTTCGCACGTTTACGTTCTTTGTCATCCATTTTGTAGATATTGTTTTCAACCGGCAATGGTGGCTTAATTTGATTTTCAATACCATCTAAGATTGCTTCCAACATAACGGCAAGAGCCAAATATGGATTACAAGAAGGATCCGGGGAACGAAGTTCCACTCTGGTTGCGTTTCCTCTCTTTGCAGGAACTCTTATTAACGCTGAGCGGTTTGCCAATGACCAAGCCAAATAAACCGGAGCTTCATAGCCCTGAACCAAACGTTTGTAACTATTTACAAGAGGATTTGTAACAGCAGTAAATGCTTTTACGTGTTCTAACATACCGCCAATTGTGTAAAGTGCTTCTTCGCTTAATTGATAAGCTCTATCAGGGTCATAGAAAGCATTTTTTCCATCTTTAAATAATGAAATATTGCAGTGCATACCTGAACCATTAATACCAAAAATAGGTTTTGGCATAAAAGTTGCGTGCAACCCGAATTGAGAAGCAACAGCTTTTACGGCATAGCGAAACGTAACAATGTTATCTGCCGCAGTCAAAGCATCTTCATATTTAAAATCGATTTCATGTTGACCAACAGCAACTTCGTGGTGGCTGGCTTCAATTTCAAATCCCATTTGATTTAAAACACGAACCATTTGACGTCTTATGCCTTCTGCTTTATCGACAGGAGCAACATCATAATAGCCTGCTTTATCGTTTGGAATTGTTGTCGGAAGCCCATTTTCATCTTTTTTAAATAGGAAAAATTCAGCTTCAGGACCAACATTCATAACAACGCCCATATCAGCCGCTTTTTTCAATACTCTTTTTAAATTAGCACGCGGGCAACCTTCAAAAGGAGTTCCGTCAGAGTTGTGAATATCACAAATAAATCTTGCAACATTGATTTCTTCGCTTTTATCTTCTCTCCAAGGAAGGATTGTAAAAGTGTCGATATCAGGATAAAAATACATATCAGATGTTTCAATACTTCTAAATCCTTTGATAGAAGAACCATCTAACATACATTCGTTATCCAAAACTTTGTCGATTTGGCTTGCAGGAACAGCCATGTTTTTAACGTGGCCGTGCAAATCACAAAATTGCAATCTGATAAACTCGACATGTTTTTCTTTGATAATGTTTTTAATTTCTTCTCGTGTAAACTTTTTCTTTGCCATACTTACCTTAGCCTTTCACATTAACTACAATAATGAACCTGCTTGAGCTTATAGTCAACAAAGTGTTGAATATTAACAA
It encodes:
- a CDS encoding radical SAM protein — protein: MQNINNTIRKYIQIDKSFLFDSSRYLYGLLSYLNKNGTAILPFRYSFELTYRCNLRCPYCYIGDDRNKNELSTQEWFNIIDQVPRYAFISLIGGEPLLREDFIPILQKCSKRTLNKVNIVSNGSLLTDEIINELIKQKLLMFSVSLDGYGATHDLNRGSTGLFEKVTSNIEKLNNAKKNKKDKPYTDIKTVILENNLNELPKLYKLSNELNSEYFSLSFKRNNMMKQNSNLYETFNKDFYETEYPIELYFDMENFKEIYKELESQAKSYKTKLRWAPKFHPTGDLKKIEKFFSSNASPKDLYHRCLTPYSNININPEGDIYPCLSLKIGNVKENKIKDIINMPKFKCFRKNLKASKLFPACQMCCEIVPKIK
- a CDS encoding thiamine pyrophosphate-binding protein, with amino-acid sequence MITLTDYLMKRLDRLGIKDIFGLPGDFNFNILYSVEDNKNLQWINCTNELNAAYAADGYARVNGFGAVVTTYGVGELSAINGIAGSFAENIPVIKIAGIPSTKAIYSNALIHHNINAPDYHAFERAYKNVVETTAFLTKDNAKAEIDRIIEVMVKTRRPVYVAIPVDVCKIMVDDNIPEIEIKSCESNLNLALTSIKKVINKAESPVFVLDLLVKRFNLSKEMEDLINSSGIPFSNYIMGKGSVDETNPLFIGTNLGSVGSKITRNFIDKSDCLISVGALLSDLNTAGYLAMPREGFKIDIQADYVVVEGKKFENVLIKDVICELKSLIEKKNIQIPLTKQVDKDFSDRVLKVDDIFPVIEKYLRPKDTVCVETGILGNNSGLLKLPSDVSFHTQTLWGSIGWATPALFGAAVADRSRRPILITGEGSHQLTIQEVSNFFDNNIKPIILLLNNSGYTIERVLSKDPLDGFNNIKNWNYKKLIDGFSGGKEYFYASVRTQNELNLALEKASNESSERLCYIEMFTDMLDAPKEVYVMINNIKEYNSKL
- the glnA gene encoding type I glutamate--ammonia ligase; the protein is MAKKKFTREEIKNIIKEKHVEFIRLQFCDLHGHVKNMAVPASQIDKVLDNECMLDGSSIKGFRSIETSDMYFYPDIDTFTILPWREDKSEEINVARFICDIHNSDGTPFEGCPRANLKRVLKKAADMGVVMNVGPEAEFFLFKKDENGLPTTIPNDKAGYYDVAPVDKAEGIRRQMVRVLNQMGFEIEASHHEVAVGQHEIDFKYEDALTAADNIVTFRYAVKAVASQFGLHATFMPKPIFGINGSGMHCNISLFKDGKNAFYDPDRAYQLSEEALYTIGGMLEHVKAFTAVTNPLVNSYKRLVQGYEAPVYLAWSLANRSALIRVPAKRGNATRVELRSPDPSCNPYLALAVMLEAILDGIENQIKPPLPVENNIYKMDDKERKRAKIESLPGSLNEALDLMKKSSVVKSALGEHIFNEFINSKRREWENFRIYVSPYEIETYLEKF